In Saccharolobus solfataricus, a genomic segment contains:
- a CDS encoding UPF0147 family protein, which translates to MSMPYDNEAKIKQAVILLQKIVNDTSVPRNIRRAATDAIRNLQDLGLSPAVRAANAIGILEDISQDPNMPTHARISIWNVVSILETVKD; encoded by the coding sequence ATGTCAATGCCTTATGACAATGAAGCTAAGATAAAACAAGCAGTAATTTTATTACAGAAGATAGTTAATGATACGAGCGTTCCCAGAAACATTAGAAGAGCAGCAACTGATGCAATAAGAAATCTTCAAGACCTTGGTTTAAGTCCTGCAGTAAGGGCTGCAAACGCGATTGGAATTTTGGAAGATATAAGTCAAGATCCTAATATGCCTACTCATGCTAGAATTTCCATCTGGAACGTTGTTTCCATTTTAGAGACAGTAAAGGACTAG
- a CDS encoding Sjogren's syndrome/scleroderma autoantigen 1 family protein, with protein MTNESEVGVKKAAELLRQGATMLEEACPICKMPLFKLKNGDVVCPVHGKVYIVKSDDEEKIVKRNLQLDEIESILIDGLYLSAKKMKEDPLDSERIIQIIRYLDALERLRKIKINSSE; from the coding sequence ATGACTAACGAAAGTGAGGTAGGTGTTAAGAAGGCTGCTGAACTTTTACGTCAAGGCGCTACAATGTTAGAAGAGGCTTGTCCTATATGCAAAATGCCGCTATTTAAATTGAAAAATGGTGATGTTGTATGTCCAGTTCACGGGAAAGTTTATATAGTGAAGAGTGATGATGAGGAGAAGATCGTAAAGAGAAATTTGCAGTTAGATGAAATAGAAAGTATATTGATTGATGGTCTATATTTAAGCGCAAAAAAGATGAAGGAGGATCCATTAGATTCTGAAAGGATAATTCAGATCATAAGGTATTTAGATGCATTAGAACGATTAAGGAAGATTAAAATAAATTCTTCTGAATAA
- a CDS encoding integrase yields the protein MIKERGISEKTAREYVSALNRPYRETRNTQKAYRLFAKFLMSRGIISENFAEKILKIIKVKKANVDLYIPSIDEVRQTLEIAREYSENIYFIYRLALESGARLSEILTVLRNPDRDVCEDICYYPLSWERGFKRSFYIFHITQLKKIDITQWAVSDFEKRYDVVKIKYIRKFVATKMAELGIQLDIIDFIQGRKPSRVLTQHYVSLLGIAKENYKKYAEWLKNVLQ from the coding sequence TTGATAAAAGAGAGGGGAATTAGTGAGAAAACTGCCAGAGAATATGTTTCCGCCTTAAATAGACCTTATCGTGAAACACGAAATACGCAGAAAGCTTACAGATTATTTGCAAAGTTTCTTATGTCGCGCGGGATAATAAGCGAGAATTTTGCTGAAAAGATATTAAAAATCATAAAAGTAAAAAAAGCGAATGTAGACCTTTATATACCTTCAATTGATGAGGTAAGACAAACATTAGAGATCGCCCGCGAATATAGCGAAAACATCTATTTTATTTATCGTCTCGCTTTGGAATCTGGGGCGAGACTTTCTGAAATTTTGACCGTATTAAGAAACCCTGACAGAGATGTCTGTGAGGACATATGTTATTACCCTCTGTCATGGGAACGTGGATTTAAGCGCAGTTTTTATATTTTTCATATCACACAGCTGAAAAAAATAGATATAACGCAGTGGGCGGTAAGCGATTTTGAAAAAAGGTATGATGTTGTTAAAATTAAATATATTCGCAAATTCGTGGCGACTAAGATGGCTGAATTAGGCATTCAACTAGATATTATCGATTTCATTCAGGGCAGAAAGCCTTCCCGCGTACTTACACAACATTACGTCTCATTGTTAGGCATAGCTAAAGAGAATTATAAGAAATATGCGGAGTGGCTGAAAAACGTTTTGCAATGA
- a CDS encoding DUF4898 domain-containing protein has protein sequence MKSLSPKELETYVDEDLLRVINREQINFIYFINARIISSYEKFFRFFIPDSTKYLVLVSSDLHLKFIKESVIRAKEPLEVSCYVSSKLPPMSFLIIVVEKKEVK, from the coding sequence ATGAAATCGTTAAGCCCTAAAGAACTAGAAACTTATGTTGATGAGGATTTATTAAGGGTTATAAATCGGGAGCAAATTAATTTTATTTATTTCATTAACGCTAGAATAATTTCTAGTTATGAAAAGTTCTTTAGATTTTTTATTCCTGATAGTACTAAGTATTTAGTATTAGTGTCGTCTGATCTTCATTTAAAATTCATAAAAGAGAGCGTAATTAGAGCTAAGGAACCTTTAGAAGTGTCTTGTTACGTCTCTTCTAAATTACCCCCTATGAGTTTCTTAATAATAGTTGTAGAGAAGAAGGAAGTTAAATAA
- a CDS encoding DUF1286 domain-containing protein, translating into MKLKTHFVFSIGLLTLASSFFGFSLIISAIISVLGNTLIDRLGHKEISTRYGKIPVRTPLTHTLPRSVFWGLISSMPVIIVLGLAYGMLNTKILTALIDGILVGPSHMLLDVFTENGIYVKRNGKWKRVALAHFSYDSSLINGLAIVLGIIMIFAAMELHH; encoded by the coding sequence ATGAAGTTAAAAACTCATTTTGTGTTTTCTATTGGGTTGTTGACTTTGGCTAGTTCTTTTTTCGGTTTTTCTTTGATAATATCTGCTATTATAAGTGTCTTAGGAAATACCCTTATCGATAGGTTGGGGCATAAAGAGATAAGTACAAGGTATGGGAAAATTCCGGTTAGGACTCCTCTAACTCATACCCTGCCAAGAAGTGTTTTTTGGGGTTTAATTTCCTCAATGCCAGTAATAATAGTGTTAGGTTTAGCATACGGTATGTTAAACACAAAAATTTTGACAGCGTTAATTGATGGGATTTTAGTTGGACCATCACATATGCTATTAGACGTCTTCACTGAGAATGGGATTTACGTTAAGAGAAACGGAAAGTGGAAGAGGGTAGCATTAGCCCACTTCTCGTATGATAGCTCATTAATTAACGGATTGGCAATAGTACTAGGAATTATAATGATATTTGCAGCAATGGAACTACACCATTAA